Within Chelatococcus sp. HY11, the genomic segment GTGCTGTTGTCGCAGGCCCCCTCTCCGCCTATCAGGCGGAGCATGTCTTGCTGAGCGTATCCGGTGGCATCGCGCGGGTCACGCTCAACCGGCCCGAGCGCAAGAACCCGCTGACCTTCGAGTCCTATGCCGAATTGACGGCGATCTTCCGTGCCGCGCGCACGGACGACGAAGTCAAGGTCTTCATCGTCAGTGGCGAGGGTGGCAATTTCTCGTCCGGGGGTGACGTGCATGACATCATCGGGCCGCTTGTCGCGATGAAGGCCGTGGATCTCCTGCGCTTCACGGAGATGACCGGCGATCTCGTCAAGGCCATGCGCGCCTGCCCGCAGCCGATCATCGCCGCGGTCGATGGCATCTGCGTCGGGGCTGGAGCCATCATGGCGATGGCCTCGGATCTGCGCCTCGCGGCACCCGAAGCCAAGGTTGCCTTCCTGTTCAACCGCGTTGGCCTTGCCGGCTGCGATATGGGCGCCTGTGCCATTCTTCCCCGCATCATCGGCCAGAGCCGCGCCGCGGAGCTCCTGTTCACCGGCCGTGCCATGGGCGCGGACGAGGGTGAGCGCTGGGGCTTCTTCAGCCGCATCGTGCCGGCGGAAGAGCTCGACGATGCAGCGGCCCTGCTCGCGCAACGCCTCGTCGAAGGCCCCACCTTCGCCAATGGCATCACCAAGCGGATGTTGCATATGGAGTGGGCGATGAGTGTGGACGACGCCATCGAGGCGGAAGCGGTCGCCCAGGCGCTCTGCATGAAGACCGAGGATTTCGCCCGCGCCTATCACGCCTTCGTCGCGAAGGAAAAGCCGATCTTCAAGGGCGATTGAGATGGTCGATACGCGTTTTCTCGACTGGCCGTTCTTCACGCCCTCCCACCGTGCGCTTCGGGATGAGATCGCGACCTTCGCCAGGGAGACCGTGCCCGGCCTCGTCGATCACCACGAGGTGGATGGCTCCTGCCGCCGGCTGGTGGATGCGCTCGGCCGCGCCGGCATCCTGCGCCATGCCGTCATCGCCCCACATGGCGGCAAGGCCGAGACGCTCGACGTGCGTTCGCTCTGTCTCATCCGCGAAACGCTGGGCCATGCCGATGGCCTCGCGGACTTCGCCTTCGCCATGCAGGGCCTCGGCTCAGGCCCCATCTGCCTGTTCGGCACCGATGAGCAGAAATCCCGCTACCTTCCGCGCGTCGCCGCCGGCGAGGCGATCGCCGCCTTCGCGCTGACCGAGCCGGTCGCCGGCTCCGACGTCGCGGCGCTGGCTACGACCGCCGAGCCGGACGGCCCCGACCATGTGCGGATCACCGGCGAGAAGACCTGGATTTCCAACGGCGGGATCGCCGACCAGTATGTCGTCTTCTGTCGCACCGGCGAAGGCCCTGGTACGAAGGGTATGTCGGCTTTCGTGGTGGAAGCGGGCACGCCGGGCTTCACCATCGCCGAGCGGCTGGACACCATAGCTCCCCATCCTCTCGCTCGCCTCGCCTTCGACGGCTGCCGCGTGCCGGTGGCCAATCGCATCGGCAAGCCGGGCGAGGGCTTCAAGATCGCCATGGCAACGCTCGACGTGTTCCGTTCGACAGTCGGTGCCGCGGCGCTCGGCTTCGCACGCCGGGCACTCGACGAGACGCTGCAGCGGGTGACGACACGCCAGCTCTTCGGCGGCCCGCTCGCGGATCTGCAGATGGTGCAAGGCACGATCGCCGATATGGTGACGGATGTGGAAGCGGCCGCGCTGATGGTCTATCGCGCCGCCTGGACCAAGGACAACGGCGCCGCGCGCATCACCCGCGAGGCCTCCCTCGCCAAGCTCGTCGCGACCGAGAACGCTCAGCGCGTCATCGACGCGGCCGTGCAGCTGCATGGCGGTGACGGCGTGCGGGTGGGCTCGAAGGTCGAGGAACTCTACCGCGACATCCGCGCGCTGCGCATCTACGAGGGCGCGAGCGACGTGCAGAAAGTCATCATCGCTCGCCAGACGCTGGCAGATTTCGCGGCGGGATAGGCCTGACATCCCTGCCGTCCGGATCCCCGCGACAGCTCTCGTGAGCGTCCCTTCTCCCCGGCGGGGAGAAGGACAGGATGAGGGGGGACGGCAGTCACCATCCCCCCTCCCGGCCCTGCGTGCCGACCTCTCCCCGCCGGGGAGAGGTGAAACCGCGCCCTACTCCGCGGCGAGCGACCGCTCCTCGCTCTCCGGCCGCGCATGGCGGGCGGGCCGCGCCTTGATCTGGAGAGCGATCTGCTTCTCGCGGGTTTTCTCCATCTCGCGATGGGCCTGGTTGCGGCCGGCGAGATAGGGCTTCGGCCAGAACTGGTTGCGCGCGGCGTACCAGGCCTCGGCCTGATGGGTGAAGTAGGGGTTCCACAAATGCGGGCGCGCCAGCGCCACGAGGTCGGCCCGCCTGGTGTGGAGAATGGTATTGATCTGGCCCGGCTCGGTGATCGCGCCGACCGCCATGGTCGCCATCTGCGGCACATTGCGGATCGCCTCCGCGAACTGCACCTGGAACATGCGGCCGTAGACCGGCTCCTGGTCCGGCACCGTCTGGCCGGCAGAGACGTCGATCAGATCACAGCCGGCGTCGCGGAAGCCCTCGGCGATCGCGAAGGTGTCCGCCTCCGAGATGCCCCCGTCCTTCCAGTCGGACGCGGAGATCCTCACCGACATCGGCCGATCCTCCGGCCAGACGGCCCGCATGGCAGCAAAGACCTCCAGCGGATAGCGCAGGCGGTTTTCGATGGAACCGCCATATTCGTCCGTGCGGTGGTTGGTCAACGGCGACAGGAAGGACGCGAAGAGATAGCCGTGAGCACAGTGCAGCTCCAGCATGTCGAAGCCCGCGCGCGCCGCGCGCTCGGCGCCCTGCACGAAATCCGCCTTGATACGGTCCATTGTGGCACGGTCCAGCGCCTCCGGCGCCTGGCTGATCCCATCGAACCACGGCAGCGCTGAAGCGGAGTAGAGTGGCCAGTTGCCCTCGGCCAGCGGATAATCGGGCTTTTCCCAGCCGAGCTGGGTCGAGCCCTTGCGGCCGGCATGGCCGAGCTGCATCA encodes:
- a CDS encoding enoyl-CoA hydratase family protein, with the translated sequence MTASGIRLGGAVVAGPLSAYQAEHVLLSVSGGIARVTLNRPERKNPLTFESYAELTAIFRAARTDDEVKVFIVSGEGGNFSSGGDVHDIIGPLVAMKAVDLLRFTEMTGDLVKAMRACPQPIIAAVDGICVGAGAIMAMASDLRLAAPEAKVAFLFNRVGLAGCDMGACAILPRIIGQSRAAELLFTGRAMGADEGERWGFFSRIVPAEELDDAAALLAQRLVEGPTFANGITKRMLHMEWAMSVDDAIEAEAVAQALCMKTEDFARAYHAFVAKEKPIFKGD
- a CDS encoding acyl-CoA dehydrogenase family protein gives rise to the protein MVDTRFLDWPFFTPSHRALRDEIATFARETVPGLVDHHEVDGSCRRLVDALGRAGILRHAVIAPHGGKAETLDVRSLCLIRETLGHADGLADFAFAMQGLGSGPICLFGTDEQKSRYLPRVAAGEAIAAFALTEPVAGSDVAALATTAEPDGPDHVRITGEKTWISNGGIADQYVVFCRTGEGPGTKGMSAFVVEAGTPGFTIAERLDTIAPHPLARLAFDGCRVPVANRIGKPGEGFKIAMATLDVFRSTVGAAALGFARRALDETLQRVTTRQLFGGPLADLQMVQGTIADMVTDVEAAALMVYRAAWTKDNGAARITREASLAKLVATENAQRVIDAAVQLHGGDGVRVGSKVEELYRDIRALRIYEGASDVQKVIIARQTLADFAAG